One window from the genome of Elaeis guineensis isolate ETL-2024a chromosome 5, EG11, whole genome shotgun sequence encodes:
- the LOC105046001 gene encoding uncharacterized aarF domain-containing protein kinase At5g05200, chloroplastic, with the protein MSVSAIRGTAAHGRVPLLLNHFQVPAISVTVQMRKFNDRRSRVSLFARYSQAQEFSTGFRDRIDNLPKLVEDILQISINTGPRGALRLAQGIQAVIGVGGEWLTDVSKAANTSAGLPTQMQLGLLSPLYLRRLFERMGATYIKLGQFIASAPTLFPADYVQEFQNCFDRAPPVPFREIEAILREELQRPLDSIYEYIDPVPIASASIAQVHGARLKSSQQEVVIKVLKPGIEDILVADLNFVYVVARILEFVNPELQRTSLVGIVRDIKESMLEEVDFRKEAVNIESFRRYLENMGLGRQAKAPMVYQHCSTQRVLTMERLYGVPLTDLDSIRSLVPDPEMTLVTALNVWFGSLIACETFHADAHAGNLWLLHDGRIGFLDFGIVGRISPKTWAAMEIFLESFATEDYEAMASSLIQMGATEKDVDVKAFARDLEKLFSSIQDLDTEIVVATARGPNAAAVSANVVVDERQMNALFLDVVRVSESYGLRFPREFALLIKQLLYFDRYTRILAPNMNMLQDQRVTIVSNRRMRSLNQFR; encoded by the exons ATGTCGGTGTCCGCGATCCGAGGTACAGCCGCCCACGGTCGGGTTCCTCTCCTTCTCAACCACTTCCAG GTGCCTGCGATTAGTGTCACAGTTCAGATGAGGAAGTTCAATGATCGGCGGAGTAGGGTCTCTTTGTTTGCTCGGTATTCACAAGCTCAAGAGTTCTCTACTGGCTTCCGAG ACAGAATCGACAACTTGCCCAAGTTGGTTGAAGACATTCTCCAAATATCAATCAATACAGGGCCTAGGGGTGCATTGAGGCTAGCACAGGGTATTCAAGCTGTTATTGGGGTTGGTGGGGAGTGGCTTACTGATGTTTCTAAG GCAGCAAATACATCTGCAGGGCTGCCGACCCAAATGCAGCTTGGATTACTTTCTCCCCTTTATCTGCGGCGATTATTTGAGCGCATGGGAGCAACTTATATCAAGCTAGGCCAA TTCATAGCATCTGCACCAACATTATTTCCTGCAGATTATGTTCAGGAATTTCAGAACTGCTTTGATCGAGCTCCGCCAGTTCCCTTTAGGGAAATTGAGGCTATATTGCGTGAGGAATTGCAGAGGCCATTGGATAGTATTTATGAGTATATTGATCCAGTGCCAATTGCCTCAGCCTCAATAGCTCAG GTTCATGGTGCAAGGCTGAAAAGTTCACAGCAAGAAGTGGTGATAAAGGTCTTAAAACCTGGTATAGAAGATATACTTGTTGCTGATTTGAACTTTGTTTATGTTGTTGCTCGCATTCTGGAGTTCGTGAACCCAGAACTTCAGCGGACATCACTG GTAGGCATTGTCAGAGATATAAAAGAATCAATGCTCGAAGAGGTTGACTTCCGAAAAGAAGCTGTAAATATTGAATCTTTCAGGAGATATTTAGAAAACATGGGACTAGGGAGGCAGGCCAAGGCTCCAATGGTCTATCAACACTGTAGTACGCAGCGTGTATTGACAATGGAGAGACTCTATGGAGTTCCTCTCACTGATCTAGATTCTATAAGATCACTTGTTCCTGATCCTGAGATGACTCTAGTAACTGCACTTAATGTCTG GTTTGGAAGCTTGATCGCATGTGAGACCTTCCATGCAGATGCGCATGCAGGGAACTTATGGTTGCTTCATGATGGCCGCATTGGGTTTCTTGATTTTG GAATTGTGGGTCGAATATCTCCAAAGACATGGGCTGCTATGGAAATCTTTTTGGAATCCTTTGCAACTGAGGATTATGAAGCTATGGCTTCTTCCTTGATTCAAATGGGTGCTACAGAAAAGGATGTAGATGTTAAAGCCTTTGCAAGAGACTTGGAAAAGTTATTCTCATCAATACAG GACCTAGACACTGAGATTGTTGTTGCAACTGCTAGAGGGCCAAATGCAGCAGCTGTCTCTGCTAACGTTGTTGTCGACGAAAGGCAGATGAATGCTCTATTCCTTGATGTG GTAAGGGTTAGTGAGTCATATGGGTTGAGATTTCCACGCGAGTTCGCACTTCTAATAAAGCAACTTCTGTATTTTGATCGTTATACTCGAATTTTGGCACCCAACATGAACATGCTCCAGGACCAGAGGGTCACCATTGTCTCCAACCGAAGGATGAGGAGCTTAAATCAGTTCCGATGA